A segment of the Butyrivibrio fibrisolvens genome:
GTTTAGCGCCCATTTCAGGATATGTTGCACCAACAACTGCGCCTACATTAGAGTAATCACCTTCCATAGAGCTTTGACCCCACTCTTCAACCTTGGCACCTACGTGCTCATATAAAGGCTTACCATCTATTAATCTGTCCTGGAATTCGCCACTTGAAGGATTAGATGTTTTGACAAGGACAAAGATTCCCTTGTCTTCAGAATTACATACATCTATAAATGGCTTAACACCGTCACTTCCCAAATAAGGGTTGACTGTTGCGAAATCTTCGTTGAAACCTGAAAATCTGTTTGAACCAATTGTTACACTACCTAAATGTCCGATAGCATAAGACTCTGAAGTAGAGCCAATATCGCCTCTTTTTATATCACCGATAACAAGGAGACCTTTTTCATGGCAATAATCGACTGTTTTTTTGAAGGCAATAAGACCGTCTATGCCAAGCTGTTCATACATGGCGATCTGTGGCTTAACAGCCGGGATCACATCATAAACGGAATCTACTATTTCCTTATTGAACTGCCAAAGTGCATCAGCAGCACCTTCGGGCGTCTGTCCAAACTCTTTAAAAGAACTTTCCTTAATTCGATCCGGAATCATTGATAGCTTCGGATCCAGACCCACCACAATGGGTGCATCAGTCTTTTGGATAGCTGATATCAGCTTCTGAATCATGAATACTGTCCCCTTTTTCTCATTATTAAACAAGGTACATGACCTTAAACAGTTTATATAATATCATAGAATTTCTAAATGTCACACTATTTGTTTATAAAACAACAATATTTTTTTGCAACATGTTTTTTAGCATATATTAATCTATGATGACTCACCAAAATGCAATAGAAAAACCGTATTGCAGCTTGCTAACAACACGGTTTTATACGCTATTAAGAGAAATGATCATCTCTGCCGCTTCAACAATGCCAGTACCCGAATCCATGGAACACTTCTGAAGATAATGATGTGCTTCCGGTTCTGTCATTTTATGTCTTTCCATAAGAAGTTCTTTTGCTTTTCTTATAGTTTCTTTCTCTTTTTCGGTGCGTTCTCTTTTATTATTTTCTCTGGATTTTCTTCTCTTCCTGCTGACGCCTTCCAGCATCATATTAAGGGTCGACACAAGAACATCCGTCTGAAGAGGTGTCTGAAGTGATATCACATTCTCCGGAAGGTCTACTTCCTCAAGCTTTGAAGGGGATGCAATAAGAAGCATCTGAAAATAGGATGGCAGGTCAGCAGCAAGCTCTTCGCAGATCATGTCTCCAAGTCTGTATCCACAGACTATAACACCATTGCCAAGATTTTCCATTGCTGTCAGGGCCTGCGCTCCTGAATTACAGACAGCTGCAACATTAAAGCCTCTTCGGACCAATATATTTTTAAAATTCCCCGAATCTGTATCCTTTGCAAATGCAACAACTACGTTAGCCATATATCAGTATTTCCCAAGATATTCGTTCATTTCCCACTGGGTTACACAGCTTCTGAATCTCTTCCACTCGCCTTCCTTGGCTTCAAGGAACTTAAAACAGACATCTTCTCCAAGTACATCTTTGATCAAATCATCATTCTTAAATGCATTAATTGCCTGACCAAGTGTCTGCGGAAGTGTCTTAAACTGATCTTTAGCATCATAATCATCGGCATGCTGCATAGAGAGCTGCTTCGGAGGCAGCATATTCTTTTCTATTCCATCAAGACCTGCAGCTATGCAAAGAGCGATTGCAAGATATGGATTACATGTTGCATCAGGGTTTCTTAACTCTATCTGAGTCTTATTACCTCTTTTATAAGGAATGCGGATAAGTGATGTACGGTTAGCACTTGATGCAGTCCAGGTCATATTTACAGGCGCATCATATCCGGGAACAAGGCGCTTATAAGAGTTGATGAGAGGATTGGTCACAAGACTGATTCCTTCCATGTGCTCAAGAAGACCTGCTATAAAAGCGTATGCCTTCTTGGAAAGGCCAAGTTCATCACTGCTATCTGTAAAAATATTAGTACCGTCATTATCAAAAGCAGAAAAGCTGATATGCATTCCTGAACCATTAACACCTTCAAGGGGCTTGGGCATGAATGTTGCATAGTAGCCGTGCTTTCTTGCTATAGTCTTAACGGCCATCTTGAAAGTCTGTATCATATCAGCGATACGGCTTGCTTCATCACATTCAAAATCGATCTCATGCTGGGCAGGTGCGATCTCATGATGAGATGAAAGAATATTAAAGTTCATGTCTTCAAGGTTGAGAATGATATCACGTCTGACATTCTCTCCCATGTCTGCTGGAGCAACATCAAAATAGCCTGCTGTTTCTTTTGTTTCAGGAACAGGATTTCCTGAATCGTCACATCCAAAAAGGAAGAATTCTATTTCAGGATTAACCTTAAAAGAAATACCCATTTCTTCGGCTTTTTTCAGAACTTTTCTGAGGATATTACGTGGATCACCTTCGAAAGGCTTTCTGTCAAGCGTATATACATCGCAGAACATTCTGGCAACCTTACCTGACTGAGGTCTCCATGGATATATTTCAAATGAATCAAGATCCGGATACAGATACATCTCACTTTCATGTTTACGTACAAATCCCTCTACTGCAGATCCGTCAAAAGTAAGTTCTCTGTCGAGAGCCACTTCAAGCTGGGAAGGTGTAATAGCAATGTTTTTGGGATTTCCAAATATATCGCAGAACTGAAGTCTTATAAAAGCCACGTCCTCATCTTCTACAATACGAAATATATCTTCTCTGGTATACTTAGTCATTTCTTTTATCCTTTCTGACCATTCAAAGGTATTAGATACAAATAAAAAAAGGCAAGGAGACCGAATAAATATCGGCGCCCTTGCCTTTATATTATGATACTATACCCACTAACTTCAATATTTTCAAGTAGGTTTTTTCAAAAATCAGATTTATTTACCTGCATAAGGTACTACAGATCCCTTATACTGCTCTTCGATCCATGCTGTAACTTCATCAGATTTAAGAACTTCAACTAAAGCTACGATTCCGGGATTTGACTCATTGCCTTCTTTTACAGCGATTACGTTAACATACTTCTCTGCAGCTTCTGAATCCTGAGCTTCGTATGCAAGTGCATCAGTTGCAACAGTGAATCCTGCTTCCATAGCGTAGTTACCATTCATTACTGCATAGCTTACGCTGTCAAGCTGGTGAGGAACCTGAGCTGCCTCAACTTCAACGATAGTAAGGTTGTAAGGGTTCTCTACAATGTTATTAACTGTAGCTGTAAGACCAGCGCCATCCTCGAGCTTAATAAGGTCATTAGCTTCAAGAAGAAGGAGTGCTCTTGCTTCGTTAGTTGTATCATTAGGGATTGCGATAGTATCACCATCAGCGATCTCATCAAGGCTCTTCTTGGTTCCGCCATAGATTCCGAATGGCTCATAGTGGATTCCGCCTGCGCTTACAAGCTTTGTTCCGTTCTGCTCATTGAAATCATTAAGGTATGTAATGTGCTGGAAGTAGTTAGCATCAAACTCGCCGCCATCTACTACATTGTTAGGCTGAACATAATCTTCGAATACAGTAACTTCAACTTTGTATCCCTTAGCTGCAAGAGCGTTTGTAACTACTTCGCTCTCAAGGATCTCAGCGTGTGGAACAGATGTAGCTGCAACTGTGATAACTTCAAGGTCGCCAGCACTTTCCTGTGCACCTGTGTTCTGAGTGTTATCAGAAGTATTATTGCCGGCATCTTTGCCGCAGCCTGTTATAGCGCTAATAGCAAGTACAGATGTGAGTAATGTTGCAAACAGTTTCTTTTTCATAATAATTCCTCCATAATATTTATTTATCCTCAGATACTTAAAGTGTATCAAACTTTTTAAAGGTATAGTTATTTAGTAATTCTCTTATCAAGGCGCTTACTTAGCCACATTCCAAATGCCTGCATTATCTGAACCATAATAACCAGAAGCGCAACAGTAACTACCATAACTCCTGTCTGATATCTGTAATAGCCGTACTGAATCGCTACATCACCAAGACCGCCGCCACCTACAGATCCTGCCATAGCAGAATAACCAAGGATAGTAGCAAGAGCGATGGTAGCTCCTACAAGAAGAGAAGATCTGGCTTCTGATACCATGACTCTCCATACTATCGTCCAGTTTGAAGCGCCCATACTCTGCGCAGCTTCTATTACTCCGTGATCAACCTCCATAAGAGAAGATTCAACCATTCTGGCAATAAAGGGAGCCGCTGCAAATACAAGCGGTACTATAGTAGCTTCTGCTCCCCAGGTCTTGCCGACAATCTGCTTGGTGATCGGCATGATAAGGATCAGCAGGATAAGAAACGGTATACTTCTTACTATATTAACTATTACATCAAGAAATCTATAGATATGTCTGTTGGGTCTAAGTCCATTCTCAGACGTAATAACAAGGCATATACCAATCGGTATACCAATTACATAGGCAAGTGCCGTTGATACAAAGACCATGTAAAGAGTGATTCCGGTATTTTGTGAAAGAAGAGCGCCGTATTTGTCAAAAAAATCAGCGACGTTCATTGGTATTTCCGGAATTGCCCTGATAATACCAGTAAAAAATTCTAATATATCTGCAATAACATTCATCAGTCATTCACCTCCTCAAATTCTTTCATAGAAGAAAGTTCCTGAACTTCCAGCCTTCTGTCCTTAAGATACTGGATCATCTGACCTCTTAAGGCTTCATCATCAGGAAGCTGAAGTACCATCTGTCCCTGTGCAATTCCGCCAATATCTCTTGTATTA
Coding sequences within it:
- the glnA gene encoding type I glutamate--ammonia ligase — encoded protein: MTKYTREDIFRIVEDEDVAFIRLQFCDIFGNPKNIAITPSQLEVALDRELTFDGSAVEGFVRKHESEMYLYPDLDSFEIYPWRPQSGKVARMFCDVYTLDRKPFEGDPRNILRKVLKKAEEMGISFKVNPEIEFFLFGCDDSGNPVPETKETAGYFDVAPADMGENVRRDIILNLEDMNFNILSSHHEIAPAQHEIDFECDEASRIADMIQTFKMAVKTIARKHGYYATFMPKPLEGVNGSGMHISFSAFDNDGTNIFTDSSDELGLSKKAYAFIAGLLEHMEGISLVTNPLINSYKRLVPGYDAPVNMTWTASSANRTSLIRIPYKRGNKTQIELRNPDATCNPYLAIALCIAAGLDGIEKNMLPPKQLSMQHADDYDAKDQFKTLPQTLGQAINAFKNDDLIKDVLGEDVCFKFLEAKEGEWKRFRSCVTQWEMNEYLGKY
- a CDS encoding methionine ABC transporter permease, which codes for MNVADFFDKYGALLSQNTGITLYMVFVSTALAYVIGIPIGICLVITSENGLRPNRHIYRFLDVIVNIVRSIPFLILLILIMPITKQIVGKTWGAEATIVPLVFAAAPFIARMVESSLMEVDHGVIEAAQSMGASNWTIVWRVMVSEARSSLLVGATIALATILGYSAMAGSVGGGGLGDVAIQYGYYRYQTGVMVVTVALLVIMVQIMQAFGMWLSKRLDKRITK
- a CDS encoding MetQ/NlpA family ABC transporter substrate-binding protein encodes the protein MKKKLFATLLTSVLAISAITGCGKDAGNNTSDNTQNTGAQESAGDLEVITVAATSVPHAEILESEVVTNALAAKGYKVEVTVFEDYVQPNNVVDGGEFDANYFQHITYLNDFNEQNGTKLVSAGGIHYEPFGIYGGTKKSLDEIADGDTIAIPNDTTNEARALLLLEANDLIKLEDGAGLTATVNNIVENPYNLTIVEVEAAQVPHQLDSVSYAVMNGNYAMEAGFTVATDALAYEAQDSEAAEKYVNVIAVKEGNESNPGIVALVEVLKSDEVTAWIEEQYKGSVVPYAGK
- the pyrF gene encoding orotidine-5'-phosphate decarboxylase yields the protein MIQKLISAIQKTDAPIVVGLDPKLSMIPDRIKESSFKEFGQTPEGAADALWQFNKEIVDSVYDVIPAVKPQIAMYEQLGIDGLIAFKKTVDYCHEKGLLVIGDIKRGDIGSTSESYAIGHLGSVTIGSNRFSGFNEDFATVNPYLGSDGVKPFIDVCNSEDKGIFVLVKTSNPSSGEFQDRLIDGKPLYEHVGAKVEEWGQSSMEGDYSNVGAVVGATYPEMGAKLRSIMPHAFILVPGYGAQGGKGSDLKGFFNKDGLGAIVNSSRGIIAAWQNEKYQKFGDNVGEAARAAVFDMKEDINSAIK
- a CDS encoding ANTAR domain-containing response regulator, translating into MANVVVAFAKDTDSGNFKNILVRRGFNVAAVCNSGAQALTAMENLGNGVIVCGYRLGDMICEELAADLPSYFQMLLIASPSKLEEVDLPENVISLQTPLQTDVLVSTLNMMLEGVSRKRRKSRENNKRERTEKEKETIRKAKELLMERHKMTEPEAHHYLQKCSMDSGTGIVEAAEMIISLNSV